In the genome of Carnobacterium pleistocenium FTR1, one region contains:
- a CDS encoding type II toxin-antitoxin system RelB/DinJ family antitoxin, producing the protein MEKKQKKAVVQVRIDETFKRQALAVLNNLSMDTSNAIKVFFRQVIAENGLPFQPKQAKFNTETLAAIKESDEMVKNGTGKSYTSVDDLFKDALGDLLVC; encoded by the coding sequence GTGGAAAAAAAACAAAAAAAAGCGGTCGTACAAGTTCGTATTGACGAAACCTTTAAACGTCAGGCTTTAGCCGTTTTAAATAACCTAAGTATGGACACGAGCAACGCTATTAAAGTCTTTTTCAGACAAGTAATTGCAGAAAATGGTCTACCATTTCAACCAAAACAAGCAAAATTCAATACCGAAACTCTTGCAGCAATTAAGGAATCGGACGAAATGGTCAAAAATGGAACCGGAAAAAGCTACACTTCTGTTGACGATCTTTTTAAAGATGCTTTAGGAGATTTGTTGGTATGTTAG
- a CDS encoding type II toxin-antitoxin system mRNA interferase toxin, RelE/StbE family yields MLEMKQKAKFKKDLKRLKKRNAHLKKLKTVMQMIVEEVPLPEEEYRAHILEPTKDYLDCWDCHISGRNSDWRLIYKFYPSQKLVSFIRTGTHSDVF; encoded by the coding sequence ATGTTAGAAATGAAGCAGAAAGCTAAATTCAAAAAAGACCTGAAACGACTAAAGAAACGAAATGCTCATCTTAAAAAACTCAAAACGGTTATGCAAATGATCGTTGAAGAAGTACCCTTACCGGAAGAAGAATACCGTGCTCATATTTTAGAGCCGACAAAAGATTATCTCGATTGTTGGGATTGTCATATTTCTGGACGAAATAGCGATTGGCGATTAATCTATAAATTTTACCCTTCTCAAAAGCTTGTCTCTTTTATCCGAACGGGGACGCATTCGGATGTTTTTTAG
- the addA gene encoding helicase-exonuclease AddAB subunit AddA yields the protein MMNPLPLKPENSQYTDGQWQAIYESGHNILVSASAGSGKTTVLVQRVIEKIKAGTNVDEMLIVTYTEAAAKEMKARIQVAIQEAVTSESELALKQHLTRQVTLINQASISTLHAFCLQVIRRYYYLIDLDPIFRLLTDETEILLLKDSVWEEVREALYGEEDTFFKTLTASYSNDRSDAGLTDLIFSLYEFSRANPRPAVWLEQLSYLYHVEDKDLTKGVLFQKLLKPQILSVLDSLVELSQVAVQQGEGSDELQKQTEMVRSEWVALQEIQAHIKENNYQEAYNCCKVVEFARWKSVKKDTDEAIKETAEEMKQLRDEYKKRFKELATDYFSASPQEQIDLMLNAAPLVEEMARVTQLFTDAYRQRKDDRNVLDFNDLEHLTLQILARIQDEEWVQTEAATHYRNKFKEVMVDEYQDINQLQENILRWLAQDQADQGNLFMVGDVKQSIYSFRLADPGLFLEKYEKYEHHQSGERIILAENFRSRGEVLQFTNLIFEQLMDKAVGQMDYDEAARLVQGFTGFPELQKHQPELLIYEKGTSDSEDEEEETESIKWDIRIEDKTEGELLMVGQKIQELIATQFPIYDKRSKTTRPISYKDIVLLTPTKKNNLILMEIFKRLAIPLQVNDTQNYFQTTEITIMMSLLKVIDNPYQDIPLAAVLRSPLVGLDENELAAIRISQKTGDYYEALKTFYQTYPGTEKASRFISNAYNKIAGFMSRLNKWREIARRDHLVALIWTIYDDTGFLDYVGGMSSGKQRKANLHALYERAASYEKTSFKGLFQFVRFIEKMQEKDKDLAEPTAISEDEDAVRVMTIHASKGLEFPVVFVLDLTKKFNLQDIKKSYIFNEKYGVGTDYKDLERRIRYPSLPETALKVEKKTKLLSEEMRKLYVALTRAEEKLFLVGSYKDEEAAWKEWGVVSSHAPTVLPADIRFTSGSLMKWIGLALIRHPASKNEFTPFTARNGEITNHPAHFTIHFYDESAIQEQLVSKNTNLDENWLEKLDQLKEQATTDEPTKQTVQKALALMNYTYEHEGASHTTSYQSVSEIKRLFEEPESDQMVKIDVNQPRNRNRYVEETLERPLFMAELTAPSSAEIGTATHSVMQAVDLKRLPTEESIQDLIATLIKDGVLKEEVASKIKVGQLVQFFTTPLGKMILNDAKAVHREEPFSLLLEAEKIFTDMNGDAEDKILIHGIIDGFIELDDHIVLFDYKTDRVSHYGPQAGQNMIEKYKGQMNLYRSALESILDKKVTETYLCLLDTGEIVFVP from the coding sequence ATGATGAACCCACTTCCGCTAAAACCTGAAAATAGTCAGTATACCGATGGACAATGGCAGGCGATCTATGAGTCAGGGCACAACATATTGGTTTCTGCTTCAGCTGGTTCAGGTAAAACGACCGTTCTCGTCCAACGGGTGATCGAAAAAATAAAAGCAGGCACAAATGTGGATGAAATGCTGATCGTGACGTATACGGAAGCAGCAGCTAAAGAGATGAAAGCTCGGATCCAAGTTGCAATCCAAGAAGCGGTCACGTCTGAAAGTGAACTAGCTTTAAAACAACACCTTACCAGACAAGTCACATTGATCAACCAAGCGTCCATCAGTACGCTGCATGCTTTCTGTCTTCAGGTCATTCGCCGGTATTATTACTTGATCGATTTAGACCCGATTTTCCGTTTATTGACAGATGAAACCGAGATTCTTTTATTAAAGGATAGCGTCTGGGAAGAAGTACGCGAAGCGTTATACGGCGAAGAAGACACGTTTTTTAAAACGCTGACCGCCTCTTATTCCAATGATCGAAGCGATGCTGGTTTAACAGATTTGATTTTTTCCTTATATGAATTTTCAAGAGCCAATCCTAGACCAGCTGTATGGTTGGAACAATTGTCTTATTTATACCACGTTGAAGACAAAGATCTAACGAAGGGTGTTTTATTCCAAAAATTGTTAAAACCGCAAATACTATCCGTATTAGACAGTCTGGTCGAGCTTTCTCAAGTGGCTGTTCAACAAGGAGAAGGCAGCGATGAATTGCAAAAACAAACTGAGATGGTGCGTAGTGAATGGGTAGCTTTACAAGAAATCCAAGCCCATATCAAAGAAAACAACTATCAAGAAGCGTACAATTGCTGCAAAGTAGTTGAATTTGCTCGTTGGAAGTCGGTCAAAAAAGATACGGATGAAGCGATAAAAGAAACAGCTGAAGAAATGAAACAGTTAAGAGATGAATATAAGAAGCGCTTTAAAGAATTAGCCACTGATTATTTTTCTGCTTCACCGCAAGAACAAATTGATCTTATGTTAAATGCAGCGCCGCTGGTAGAAGAAATGGCACGGGTCACGCAGTTGTTTACCGATGCCTACCGCCAACGTAAAGATGACCGCAATGTATTGGATTTTAATGATTTAGAACATTTGACGCTGCAGATCTTAGCCCGGATCCAAGATGAAGAATGGGTCCAAACGGAGGCAGCTACGCACTACCGCAATAAATTTAAAGAAGTCATGGTCGATGAATACCAAGACATCAACCAACTGCAAGAAAATATTTTACGCTGGTTAGCACAGGACCAAGCGGATCAGGGAAACTTGTTCATGGTAGGGGACGTTAAACAATCGATTTATTCTTTTCGTTTAGCGGATCCAGGATTATTTTTAGAAAAATATGAAAAATATGAACACCATCAATCTGGTGAGCGGATTATATTAGCTGAGAATTTCCGTTCTAGAGGGGAAGTCTTGCAGTTCACTAATTTGATTTTTGAACAATTAATGGATAAAGCCGTCGGACAAATGGATTATGATGAAGCCGCTCGATTAGTACAAGGATTTACCGGTTTTCCAGAACTGCAAAAGCATCAGCCTGAATTGTTGATTTATGAAAAAGGAACCAGCGACAGTGAAGATGAGGAAGAAGAGACCGAATCGATCAAATGGGATATTCGTATCGAGGATAAAACAGAAGGCGAATTATTGATGGTCGGACAAAAAATCCAAGAATTGATTGCTACCCAATTTCCAATCTATGACAAACGTTCCAAAACAACTCGACCGATCAGTTACAAAGATATCGTTTTATTGACGCCGACAAAAAAGAATAATTTGATTTTAATGGAAATATTTAAGCGGCTAGCGATCCCACTTCAAGTAAATGATACGCAGAATTATTTTCAAACGACGGAGATCACGATCATGATGTCGCTATTAAAGGTTATTGATAATCCTTATCAAGATATTCCTTTAGCAGCGGTCTTACGCTCACCGCTTGTTGGGTTAGATGAAAATGAATTGGCTGCGATCAGGATCAGCCAAAAAACGGGGGATTATTACGAAGCGCTAAAAACATTTTATCAGACTTATCCTGGTACAGAAAAAGCTAGTCGGTTTATTTCAAATGCTTACAATAAAATCGCTGGTTTTATGAGTCGCTTAAATAAATGGCGTGAAATTGCTCGTCGCGACCATTTAGTCGCGCTTATCTGGACGATTTATGACGATACAGGGTTTTTAGACTATGTCGGAGGCATGAGTTCGGGAAAACAACGCAAAGCTAACCTGCACGCTTTATATGAGCGGGCAGCTAGTTATGAAAAAACGAGTTTTAAAGGGTTATTCCAATTTGTGCGCTTTATTGAAAAAATGCAAGAAAAGGACAAAGATTTGGCAGAACCTACAGCCATATCGGAGGATGAAGATGCGGTTCGCGTCATGACGATCCATGCTAGCAAAGGACTGGAGTTTCCGGTTGTATTTGTCCTTGATTTAACGAAGAAATTTAATTTGCAAGATATCAAGAAAAGTTATATTTTTAATGAAAAATATGGTGTCGGTACGGACTATAAAGATTTGGAGCGGCGCATCCGGTACCCGTCTTTACCAGAAACGGCCTTAAAAGTAGAAAAGAAAACGAAATTATTATCGGAGGAAATGCGGAAGCTATACGTCGCTTTAACTCGGGCAGAAGAAAAATTATTTTTAGTGGGTTCCTATAAAGATGAAGAAGCTGCTTGGAAAGAATGGGGCGTTGTCAGTTCCCATGCACCAACTGTTTTGCCAGCTGATATCCGGTTCACATCTGGCAGTCTAATGAAATGGATTGGATTAGCCCTGATTCGTCACCCAGCAAGCAAAAATGAGTTTACTCCTTTCACTGCTCGCAATGGTGAAATCACAAACCACCCGGCTCATTTTACCATCCACTTTTACGATGAAAGTGCCATCCAAGAACAACTGGTTTCAAAAAATACGAATTTAGACGAAAACTGGTTAGAAAAGTTAGATCAACTAAAAGAACAAGCAACGACAGATGAACCAACAAAGCAAACGGTTCAAAAAGCGTTAGCCTTGATGAATTATACCTATGAACATGAAGGTGCTTCTCATACAACGAGTTATCAATCTGTTTCTGAGATTAAACGCTTATTTGAAGAGCCCGAAAGTGATCAAATGGTAAAAATTGATGTTAATCAACCAAGAAATCGAAATCGGTATGTTGAAGAAACCTTAGAACGTCCTTTATTTATGGCCGAATTGACCGCTCCTTCCAGTGCCGAGATAGGAACGGCCACTCACTCAGTCATGCAAGCCGTTGACTTGAAACGGCTGCCTACTGAAGAATCGATTCAGGATTTAATTGCAACCCTGATCAAGGATGGGGTTCTAAAAGAAGAAGTTGCTTCAAAAATCAAAGTAGGACAGCTGGTTCAGTTTTTTACTACACCACTAGGAAAAATGATTTTAAATGATGCAAAAGCTGTCCATCGTGAAGAACCTTTTTCACTTTTGCTGGAAGCTGAAAAAATCTTTACCGATATGAATGGTGACGCTGAAGATAAAATTTTGATTCACGGAATTATTGATGGCTTCATCGAATTGGACGATCATATCGTATTATTTGATTATAAAACAGATCGAGTTAGTCATTATGGGCCGCAAGCTGGGCAAAATATGATAGAGAAGTATAAAGGACAAATGAATCTATACCGCTCTGCATTGGAATCAATTTTAGATAAAAAAGTCACTGAAACCTATCTTTGTCTGCTGGATACAGGTGAAATCGTATTTGTTCCATAA
- a CDS encoding PD-(D/E)XK nuclease family protein has protein sequence MGLQFVLGRANRDKRSVLLDEIAESLTNNTEESIFYLVPDHIKFQAEMTMLEKLSDYPYFKKKPLMGMMHLQVFSFTRLAWYWLKDTDIYAKPQLTTTGLSMLIRKLLIEHEEDLTIYRGEVRKDGFVQQMTDLFLELRSGRISQVDLDQMILNLGNSPKEADFKLKLQDLSMIYQAFDTALLNKYIESEDIVSALIQKVGEIDLSETTIYIESYYQFTAQEQALILALMKVAKKVTIALTADKGYAVEKPEMHNLFQTSGTTYYKLYQLARQNNVPVYKDKIIHEIDAAYCEELNQLEEFWVETSQLTPAIHAPLADSDTVGNCIEVWAAENKQAEITHVAKEIRKLVASGHYRYKDILVLTRNMDDYLAIIEPLFTNQAIELFVDSAEVMNQHPLIEVIDALVSIYKRNWRYADVMRLLRTELVIPITDELEPLAKERAQRVSQHIQRTQAFRERVDTTENVVLAYGYEGYHWTKTEAWHYTRYFYEDGEFQSDNDQRIEQIANSIKTDLSGLLLPFFKRLEKAKTSREAAKELYLFMENVGVKDQIGFWRDQAIEDNDLEKARKHEQTWQTFLQLLDEYVEVLGDEPFDLDSFYAILMTGFDNATYSMVPPSIDQVTFSGIAGTRIGTAKVTFMLGVTDAHLPAKTENKSILTEEDRDFFSYFLDDTQYLNPAVEAVMASEPFIAYQAFLDSSEKLIFSYPTSDETKNGPKLSPYVDRIAKAFQLPIQTKLMEITSLENPSEKELLQFIGTKKSTISQLLMVLRKEQDQKGQLAVFWQNLYMFFKRDKQVARDFNHLLVSLVKKNLPMPLKSSIATDLYGKDLYLSVSRLEAFYADHYSHFLTYGLKLKERDVFELSPAGTGEFFHDALDQLFKTIIQKNLSFDQLNEETLEQLTAEVLTELYGKAKFSILSASNRMKYIRDQLGQTIKKMVWVIGNQSRRTNMKNVQTEVLFGQVALQKGIEGLSFPLNNGGTLYLRGKIDRVDAMSLGDEHYLSVVDYKSSAHKFNYQDAYYGLAMQMITYLDTALQNAVGLIGHEAKPAGAFYLHVSNPFMKKGTFLDEDTYIKELLKSYKMDGLLLEDEKMLLSLDPTIEPTMASLVYPFNQLKSEALKSTKFVTLNEMTALRQHNKKLIIDAGNKIVEGVTTLNPFYEKRQFIPTVNGPLRAVSQFDAMLPENNYRRMESLKREDILKKMQEEEEDEE, from the coding sequence ATGGGATTGCAATTTGTTTTAGGCCGTGCGAATCGTGACAAACGTTCCGTATTGCTTGATGAGATAGCCGAAAGTTTGACCAACAATACTGAAGAGTCTATTTTTTATTTAGTGCCAGACCATATTAAATTTCAAGCTGAGATGACGATGTTAGAAAAATTAAGTGACTATCCTTATTTTAAAAAGAAACCACTAATGGGCATGATGCATTTACAAGTATTCAGTTTTACGCGCTTGGCTTGGTATTGGTTAAAAGATACGGATATTTATGCTAAACCGCAGTTGACAACGACCGGATTATCGATGCTTATTCGTAAATTATTGATTGAACATGAAGAAGATTTGACCATTTACCGTGGGGAAGTTAGAAAAGATGGTTTTGTTCAGCAAATGACTGATTTGTTTTTAGAATTGCGCAGCGGACGGATCTCACAAGTTGATTTAGATCAAATGATCCTTAATTTAGGAAATTCACCTAAAGAAGCCGATTTCAAATTGAAGTTGCAAGATTTGTCTATGATTTATCAAGCGTTTGATACAGCTTTGCTGAATAAATATATCGAGTCTGAAGATATCGTGTCCGCATTGATCCAAAAAGTAGGAGAAATCGATTTATCCGAAACGACGATTTACATTGAAAGCTACTATCAATTTACGGCTCAAGAACAAGCTCTTATTCTGGCGTTGATGAAAGTCGCTAAAAAAGTGACGATTGCATTGACCGCAGATAAAGGCTATGCCGTTGAAAAACCAGAAATGCATAATTTGTTTCAAACATCGGGTACAACGTACTACAAATTGTATCAATTGGCTCGCCAAAATAATGTGCCTGTTTATAAAGACAAGATCATTCACGAAATAGATGCAGCTTATTGCGAGGAATTAAATCAACTGGAAGAATTTTGGGTAGAGACAAGTCAGCTCACTCCAGCCATTCATGCTCCTTTAGCGGATTCCGATACAGTGGGAAATTGCATTGAGGTATGGGCAGCAGAAAATAAACAAGCAGAAATCACACATGTTGCGAAAGAGATTCGTAAACTGGTTGCTTCTGGCCATTACCGGTATAAAGATATTTTAGTCTTAACGCGCAATATGGATGATTATTTAGCCATTATAGAACCTTTATTTACCAATCAGGCCATTGAGTTATTCGTTGATAGCGCAGAAGTGATGAATCAACATCCGCTCATTGAGGTGATAGACGCGTTAGTGAGTATTTATAAACGCAATTGGCGCTACGCAGACGTGATGCGGTTGCTTAGGACAGAACTAGTGATCCCTATAACAGATGAGTTAGAGCCGCTTGCAAAAGAACGCGCACAACGTGTGAGTCAGCATATCCAGCGTACACAGGCATTCAGGGAACGGGTAGACACCACGGAGAATGTAGTGCTAGCTTATGGATACGAAGGGTATCACTGGACAAAAACAGAAGCTTGGCACTATACACGTTATTTTTATGAAGATGGGGAGTTTCAGTCAGATAATGATCAGCGTATTGAACAAATTGCCAATTCGATCAAAACAGATCTCTCAGGCTTATTGCTACCATTTTTCAAACGCTTAGAAAAAGCCAAAACAAGTAGAGAGGCTGCTAAAGAACTCTATTTATTTATGGAAAATGTTGGCGTTAAAGACCAAATTGGTTTTTGGCGCGATCAAGCTATTGAAGACAATGATCTTGAAAAAGCGCGTAAACATGAACAAACCTGGCAAACCTTTTTGCAACTGTTAGATGAGTATGTAGAGGTACTGGGAGATGAACCGTTTGATTTGGATAGCTTTTATGCTATTTTAATGACCGGCTTTGATAATGCCACTTACAGCATGGTCCCACCAAGTATTGATCAAGTGACCTTTTCAGGAATTGCAGGAACCCGCATCGGAACAGCGAAAGTCACGTTCATGCTGGGCGTTACAGATGCTCATTTGCCGGCTAAAACAGAAAATAAAAGTATTTTGACGGAAGAAGACCGCGATTTCTTTTCCTATTTCTTAGACGACACGCAGTATTTAAATCCAGCTGTTGAAGCGGTTATGGCTTCCGAACCATTTATTGCGTATCAAGCTTTCTTGGATTCTTCTGAAAAACTGATTTTTAGTTACCCGACAAGCGATGAAACAAAAAATGGCCCAAAATTATCGCCTTACGTGGATCGGATAGCAAAAGCATTCCAGCTGCCTATTCAAACAAAATTAATGGAGATTACATCCTTAGAAAACCCATCTGAAAAAGAATTATTGCAGTTTATTGGCACAAAAAAAAGTACCATTAGCCAGCTTCTAATGGTTTTGCGCAAAGAACAAGATCAAAAAGGACAACTTGCTGTCTTTTGGCAAAATCTATATATGTTCTTTAAACGCGATAAACAAGTCGCCCGTGATTTTAATCATTTGCTTGTTAGTTTAGTTAAAAAGAATCTGCCAATGCCTTTAAAAAGTTCGATTGCGACGGATCTGTATGGCAAAGACTTGTATTTATCCGTTTCTCGATTAGAAGCTTTTTATGCGGATCATTATAGTCATTTCTTGACTTATGGGTTGAAACTAAAAGAACGAGATGTTTTTGAACTGTCACCAGCAGGTACGGGAGAATTTTTTCATGACGCGCTGGATCAGTTATTTAAAACGATTATTCAAAAAAATCTGAGTTTTGATCAACTAAATGAAGAGACTCTTGAACAACTTACGGCAGAAGTGTTGACTGAACTTTATGGTAAGGCGAAATTTTCTATCTTAAGTGCCTCTAATCGAATGAAATACATTCGTGATCAATTAGGCCAGACCATCAAAAAAATGGTGTGGGTCATCGGCAATCAAAGCCGACGCACAAATATGAAGAACGTTCAGACTGAAGTTTTATTTGGTCAAGTGGCGCTTCAAAAAGGCATTGAAGGATTATCCTTTCCACTGAATAATGGCGGTACTCTCTACTTGCGGGGCAAGATCGACCGAGTGGATGCTATGTCACTTGGGGATGAGCATTATTTAAGTGTAGTAGATTACAAGTCAAGTGCCCATAAATTTAATTACCAGGATGCTTATTATGGACTAGCGATGCAGATGATTACCTACTTGGATACGGCGCTTCAAAATGCGGTTGGCTTGATCGGCCATGAAGCCAAACCCGCTGGTGCGTTTTACCTGCACGTATCCAATCCGTTTATGAAAAAAGGAACGTTTTTAGATGAGGATACGTATATCAAAGAATTACTGAAGTCGTATAAAATGGATGGCTTGTTGCTTGAAGACGAAAAAATGCTGTTATCCCTTGATCCAACGATCGAACCGACAATGGCTTCACTGGTTTATCCGTTTAATCAATTAAAAAGTGAAGCTTTAAAATCCACTAAATTCGTTACGTTAAACGAAATGACCGCTTTGCGTCAGCACAATAAAAAATTGATCATTGATGCCGGCAATAAAATCGTCGAAGGTGTCACAACGCTAAATCCTTTTTATGAAAAAAGACAGTTTATTCCAACCGTTAATGGACCGTTGCGTGCGGTTTCTCAGTTCGACGCGATGTTGCCTGAAAATAATTACCGCCGGATGGAATCATTAAAAAGAGAAGATATTCTTAAGAAAATGCAAGAAGAGGAGGAAGATGAAGAATGA
- a CDS encoding DUF1294 domain-containing protein, which produces MIFVVGYLLLCNVLLFLLMRIDKQKAIKRQWRIPEKTLLGLGLVGGGFGGILSMQLFRHKTTKASFKVIYTLGTAVAIFLVVYFL; this is translated from the coding sequence ATGATTTTTGTAGTCGGTTACCTTTTGTTGTGCAATGTTCTTCTGTTCTTGCTGATGCGCATCGATAAACAAAAGGCTATCAAGAGACAATGGCGGATCCCTGAAAAGACGCTTTTAGGTTTAGGTCTTGTTGGTGGTGGATTTGGCGGCATCTTAAGTATGCAGTTGTTTCGCCATAAAACGACCAAAGCCTCTTTCAAAGTAATCTATACTTTAGGAACGGCAGTTGCCATTTTTTTAGTTGTCTATTTTTTATAA
- the pepT gene encoding peptidase T: MYENLVPRFIRYVKTETRSDENSSTIPSTQNQVEFAKTLMEELKTIGLSDIAYNKDNGYVTATLPSNTKKEVPTVGFIAHLDTADFNAKNVNPQFHEQYNGETIVLNEEQQIVLDPNEFPNLKNYIGQTLITTDGTTLLGADDKAGIAEIMTAMEILLHDQSIEHGDIRVGFGPDEEIGIGADRFDVPGFNATFAYTMDGGPVGELEFESFNAAAAVVKIQGKNVHPGTAKNTMVNAAKIGMTFDALLPQEEVPEKTEGREGFYHLVGITGEVDEATLTYIIRDHDRVKFEARKAFMLEQAAKLNEGYGSERITIDLNDSYYNMGEIIEKNMTVVDIAEEAMKNLAIKPIIEPIRGGTDGSKISFMGLPTPNIFAGGENFHGRYEFVAVESMEKATAVIVEIARLNAVKGV, translated from the coding sequence ATGTATGAAAATCTTGTGCCACGCTTTATTCGTTATGTGAAAACAGAAACCCGATCTGATGAGAACAGTTCAACGATTCCTTCAACGCAAAACCAAGTTGAATTTGCTAAGACGTTGATGGAAGAATTAAAAACGATTGGACTAAGCGACATTGCTTACAATAAAGACAATGGCTATGTGACGGCCACTTTGCCAAGCAATACCAAAAAAGAAGTTCCAACTGTTGGTTTTATTGCTCATTTAGATACGGCTGACTTTAATGCAAAAAATGTAAACCCGCAATTCCACGAGCAGTACAATGGAGAAACAATTGTTTTAAACGAAGAACAACAAATTGTTTTAGATCCTAACGAGTTTCCTAATTTAAAAAATTATATTGGCCAAACATTGATCACGACCGATGGAACAACTTTATTAGGAGCGGACGATAAAGCTGGGATTGCTGAAATTATGACGGCAATGGAAATATTGCTTCATGATCAATCGATTGAACACGGCGATATTCGTGTTGGTTTTGGTCCAGATGAAGAAATCGGTATCGGAGCCGACCGATTTGATGTCCCAGGATTTAATGCAACCTTTGCTTACACTATGGATGGCGGTCCAGTTGGCGAATTAGAATTCGAAAGTTTTAATGCTGCAGCAGCTGTCGTTAAGATCCAAGGAAAAAATGTTCATCCAGGTACAGCTAAAAATACGATGGTAAATGCTGCGAAAATCGGTATGACTTTTGATGCTTTACTGCCTCAAGAGGAAGTGCCAGAAAAAACAGAAGGTCGTGAAGGATTTTATCACTTGGTGGGAATCACTGGTGAAGTTGATGAAGCAACATTAACGTATATTATTCGAGACCATGACCGCGTTAAATTTGAAGCGCGTAAAGCCTTTATGCTGGAACAAGCGGCCAAATTAAACGAAGGTTATGGAAGCGAACGAATCACTATTGACTTAAATGATTCTTACTACAATATGGGCGAAATCATTGAAAAAAATATGACCGTAGTCGATATCGCTGAAGAAGCAATGAAAAATCTTGCTATTAAACCCATCATTGAACCGATTCGTGGCGGAACAGATGGGTCTAAAATTTCCTTTATGGGTCTTCCAACACCGAATATCTTTGCTGGTGGAGAAAACTTTCATGGCCGTTATGAATTTGTTGCAGTTGAAAGTATGGAAAAAGCGACTGCTGTTATTGTCGAAATCGCGCGCCTAAATGCTGTAAAAGGAGTGTAG
- a CDS encoding Nif3-like dinuclear metal center hexameric protein, whose product MTETYGSEFIQKFESFAPIELAEAGDPVGLAVGSLKKPIKKMMVTLDIRPEVVQEAIERQVDFIFAHHPPIFRPIKNLATDDAQIKMYADLLKYDITVYAAHTNLDVATNGMNTWLADALALKDTEIMHVTKRFSYKKIAVFVPKENESEVRKALTDAGAGQIGPNYKDCTYTFEGVSRFTPINQADPTIGEVDQAERVAEVRIEVVFPEHLTQTIEKALFEAHPYEEPPYDLYTIENFGDEYGLGRVGNLAEPISVHDFAQKVKAIFGVAGLRYVTPDKDKLIQRVAVCGGDAGKYYPDALKKEADVFITGDVYYHTAHDMLADGLSVIDPGHHVESICKPRLVDLFTQWKTEADWDFDIIQSELNTDPYRFI is encoded by the coding sequence GCGGGGGATCCGGTTGGGTTAGCAGTAGGAAGCTTAAAGAAACCGATTAAAAAAATGATGGTCACGTTAGATATCCGACCTGAAGTCGTGCAAGAAGCGATCGAACGACAAGTTGATTTTATCTTTGCTCATCATCCACCTATTTTTCGTCCCATCAAAAACTTAGCTACAGACGATGCACAAATCAAGATGTACGCTGATTTATTGAAGTATGATATTACCGTTTATGCAGCTCATACGAATCTTGATGTAGCGACCAATGGTATGAATACTTGGTTAGCGGATGCATTAGCATTAAAAGACACCGAAATTATGCATGTAACAAAAAGATTCTCCTATAAAAAAATTGCGGTATTTGTTCCTAAAGAAAATGAATCAGAGGTTCGAAAAGCGTTAACGGATGCGGGAGCAGGCCAAATAGGCCCCAATTATAAAGATTGTACGTATACGTTTGAAGGTGTAAGCCGGTTTACACCAATCAATCAGGCTGATCCTACGATTGGAGAAGTTGACCAAGCTGAACGTGTAGCTGAAGTTCGAATTGAAGTCGTTTTTCCGGAACACTTGACTCAAACGATTGAAAAAGCTTTGTTTGAGGCTCATCCATATGAAGAACCGCCATATGATTTATATACCATTGAAAATTTTGGTGATGAATATGGTTTAGGAAGAGTAGGGAACTTAGCGGAACCCATTTCGGTTCATGACTTTGCTCAAAAAGTGAAGGCTATTTTTGGAGTAGCAGGGTTGCGTTATGTTACGCCTGATAAAGATAAACTGATCCAACGTGTAGCAGTATGTGGCGGAGATGCAGGGAAATATTACCCGGATGCGCTTAAAAAAGAAGCAGATGTTTTTATCACTGGTGATGTCTATTACCATACGGCCCATGATATGTTAGCTGATGGACTAAGCGTGATTGATCCAGGTCATCACGTCGAAAGTATTTGTAAACCACGGTTGGTCGACTTGTTTACACAATGGAAAACAGAAGCTGACTGGGATTTTGACATCATTCAGTCGGAGTTAAATACGGATCCTTATAGATTTATCTAA